Sequence from the Bacillus thuringiensis genome:
ATTTAAAGTCTTTCCAAGTAAGGCTACTTTCACTTAACAGTTCTTCAAATGATTTATTCTTTTCACGTTCTTTTTGTTCTTGGCGCTTTCTTTCCAGCTCTGCTGCCTCTTTTTTCTCTTCTCTCACTTGCAATTCTTTCTTCTTATTCTTTAATTGCTGCATAAGTGAATCATTTAATTGATCACCTAATGTAAGAGATTCTTTCTTTGGTTGATTCACTTGAGATTGTCTTTGCATTTGTCTTTGTTTCTTTTTCTTCATGCTGCTCACCTTTTACTTTTTTCTCCATTATAGTAGATACACGATGAAATCGACAACAAAAAAGGGTCATTACTCTATGATTCATCTTTTGTAAATATGTTAATTTTTCGAAAAAACTAAATTTTTATATAGATATAATCCTATGAATCTATTAAAATTATGTCGTATGATGTCAGATTATAAAAAAAGGAGAATTAAATTATGTGGAAAAAAATTATTCCTGCTGTTGCCGTTTTAAGCACCATTACTTTTTCAAGCGTATTTGCCGCTCCCCCATCTCAGACTCCAACTGAACAAAACCGCTACATAGACGTACAAATGCTTGGTATTAATGATTTTCATGGACAACTGGATACTGTTAAAAAAATTAATAATAAAGAAGCTGGTGGAGCTGATTACTTAGCTACTTATTTAAAAGATCGGAAAAAACAAAACCCGAATACACTTCTCGTACATGCTGGTGATATTGTAGGTGCTAGCCCACCAGTTTCAGCATTGTTACAAGACGAACCAACGATTGAATTTTTAAATGACTTAAAGTTTGATGTTGGTACAATCGGAAACCATGAATTTGATGAAGGTATTGATGAAATGAAACGCCTCATTTACGGTGGATATCACGAAAAAACAGGAAATTTCAAAGGGGCTAACTTCCCTTATGTCGCTGCAAACTTCTATAACAAATCAACCGGTCGCCTATTTTTACCGCCATTTACTGTCAAAATGGTAAATGGTGTGCCTGTAGGATTCATTGGCGTTGTTACAACTGATACACCAAATGTCGTTATGCCTACTATGCTTAAAAATGTAGAAATCACTGACGAAGTAGAAGCAATTAATAAATCAGCGCAACAATTAAAGCGTCTCGGTGTTAAATCTATTGTCGTCCTTGCTCATGTCGGTGGAACAACAGATGAATCTGGTATAACAAATGGCGATCTCACTCGAATCGCAAATGAAACAGATCCAGAAGTTGATATTATTTTCGGTGGACATAGTCATACGTATGTAAATGGTACAGTAAATAATAAACTAATTGTCCAAGCGAACTCTTACGGAACAGCTTTCTCTGATGTGGATGTAACAATTGATAGAAAGACAAAAGATATTGTGAAGAAAAAAGCTGAAGTGGTTACAACATACCATGAAGGTGTAGAACCTGATAAACAAGTAAAGCAAAAACTAGATCAATATAAAGAAAAAATCGCACCACTTGTAAATGAAGTTGTAGGAAAATCTACAGCACCTATCGATCGGAAACAAAATGCTGCTGGTGAGTCCACTCTTGGAAATTTAGTTGCCGATGCCCAGCGCCAAACGATGCAAACTCAAATCGCACTTATGAATCCGGGCGGCATTCGTAATGACTTAGATGCTGGCGATATTACATGGGGCGAATTATATGGTATTCAACCTTTTGGAAACCAATTGATTAAAGTAGATTTAACAGGTCAAGATATTCGCGATATTTTAAATCAGCAATGGCAAAAAGGAACGACAAGAATGCTTCAAATTTCAGGTATTCAATATACGTGGGATGCAAACAAACCAAACGGTGAAAAAGTTACAAATATACGTTTAACAAACGGAGAAGAATTATCTCCATCTAAAACGTATAGCGTAGTAGCGAATGCTTTCTTAGCTTCTGGTGGTGATGGATTTGTATCATTTAAAAATGGGAAGAATTCAGAAACTGGTCCAAACGACTTTGAAGCACTAGTCGATTACGTAAAACAATTAAAAGAACCAATTCAGCCAGTTATTGATGGAAGAATTCAAAAAGTAAATTAAGTATTTTCCGAATAAACAATCCAATTTTTTCACTGCAAAGGATATGCACTTATCCTGTATATTATTCGTAATATACAGGAAACAAAGAAAAGGATACTCGTTCTTACAATGAACATAGTATCCTTTTCTTTAGTTATCAAAATTTGATGTTTTATTAAAATCATATTGTTGTAAAAATTGTTGTAACGCCTCTTCTACAAGTTTAGATTTTTGAATTCCTTTCGATTCTGATATAGCGTCTAATTTTGCTAATATTTCTTTATTAATAGAAAAGGTACGTTTCTTTTTTTCTGTACTTATATTCATAATGGGCGCAATTACTTCTTCCCTCTTTCTTAATAGCTCATAAATACTTTGTAATTGCTCATAAATTAATAATTGATAATCCGTTGTCGCATATTGAAGGGCTGTCGCTTCTTGGAGTTGTAAGTGACGCGGTTCTTCTCCATCTCCTACAAAAATACGTTTTTTCTGTTCTCCATCATATTCGTATCCAATCAACCTTAATTTCTTTGATAATGTATACGGGCTTATTTCAAGACGTTTTGCTATAATAGCGATGGATTCACGTCTATTTAAACAATCTATAATTTCTCCAATCGTCACAATTTCCCACCTCCCGTGTTGAAATGACACTAGTATGGTATGTTACAATGATTTTCTAACAGTATATGCAAAACGAATAGCCTGTGCGATTCATACGATTTCAGAAAAGGAGGTTTTCAATATGCTTTTTCGTAGCTATACCCCGCAGTTCCATAATGAAAATAAACAACTCATTCCTAATAGTATCGCTACGATGGAAAGCGTTATGATTAATAATCGAAAACAAACCCTCCTTATGCGCGGGCAAAACGTAGAGCAGCCTATTTTATTATGCTGTCACGGCGGACCTGGCATGGCACAAATCGGGTTTATTCGCCATTTTCAAAAAGAATTAGAGAAGCACTTTATCGTTATTAATTGGGATCAACGCGGGGCAGGAAAATCCTTTTCAATGAAAGATTTCGGAGCAAGTTTTACAATCGAACAATTCGTTTCCGATGCAAAAGAAGTGATTCAATATGTATTGAAAAAGTTCAACAAACAAAAACTCTTTCTCGCTGGTCATTCTTGGGGAAGTATTATTGGTCTTAAGATAGCACATCGATATCCACAGTATATAGAGGCTTATATCGGTATTGGTCAAATTGTACATATGAAACAAAACGAAGAATTGCTATATCAACATTTAATTCATTCTGCTAAAAAACATGATCATAAAAAAGCATTAGCTTCCCTTTTGAAATTAGGCAAACCACCATTTCTAGATACGAGACGTCTCATTATTCAAAGAAAGTGGCTTGGCACATTTGGAGGAGCAATCCAAAACGGATCTTCCTTTTCTTTCATACGAAAAGGTTTCTTTTCTCCTGAATATACGCTATTAGATTGGTTCAAGTTTCTCGCAGGAAACTTGAAATCTGGCGTTTTATGGGAAGAAATGCTGACAATTGATTTCTTTTCGTCCATTTCAAGTTTATCTATTCCTGTTTACTTTTGTTCTGGTCGCTATGATTATCAAACTCCTTATGCACTCGTTCAGGAATATTGTGATGTTATGGAAGCACCCATAAAAAAGATGATTTGGTTTCCAAATTCAGCACATTCTCCTGATTTAGAAGAACCTGAATTATTTGCTAATTCTTTACGATCAATTAAACAAGAGCTAGCTTTTCAGCATTAGTAACAAAAGGCTCTTTTACATTTCATAGAAAACATTTTATAATAATATGTCGCAACTATGTATAAATCTAGCAAAGTGCTTCATATTTACTTGCCTTAACAGAATAAAAATTTAGGGAGATTACATTTATTATGAATGCTGTACTCGTCGCAGTAGCAGTTATGCTATTGCTTAGTTTGTTACGTGTCCAGGTCATTGTCGCCATCATTGTTGGAGCTTTAACAGGCGGAATTATCGGCGGACTCGGTATTTCAGAAACTATTAACACTTTTACAACTGGTCTTGGAAACAGCGCTCCAATCGCTTTAAGTTATGCAATGCTTGGCGGTTTCGCTATTTCTCTTTCCAAAACAGGACTTCCAGATGCCATGATTCAAACTGCATTAAAATGGATTGGCAATGAACAAGACACGAAAAAACAAGTTTATTCAAAAATACTTATTTTATTCATTATCTTAACGATGGCTTGTTTCTCACAAAATGTTATCCCTGTTCATATCGCTTTCATCCCCATCTTAATTCCAGCACTTTTAAAAGTATTAAATGAGCTGAAAGTAGATCGAAGACTTGTTACATGTATTATTACATTCGGATTAATTACTCCTTACATGTGGATTCCTGCAGGATTCGGAAAAATTTATCATGACGTATTACAAACAAATGCCGCGCAAAGTGGTCTTACATTTGACGTTACGCTTATTCCAAAAGCGATGACTATTCCATCAATCGGTATGCTTATTGGATTATGTGTCGCGGTATTTATTACGTACCGAAAACCTCGTACGTATGAAACAGAACAAATTCATACTACCGAAAATGAAATCGTTCCCTATACAAAACGAAGCATTATTTTCGGACTAGTATCTATCTTAGCTACATTGACTGTTCAATTAGCAACAGAATCAATGATTTTCGGTGCTCTAGCGGGGATTATCGTTTTATCAGTTAGTGGTAGTCTACCTCTTAAAGAAGCAGATGCAATTTTAACAAGCGGAATGCGTATGATGTCCTTTATCGGATTTGTTATGATTTCTGCTGCTGGATTCGGTGCTGTCCTTCGAAAAACAGGACATGTTGAATCCCTTGTGCAAACGAGTGCACATATAATTGGAAATAACAAACCACTCGCTGCATTTCTTATGCTTGTGATTGGACTTCTCGTTACGATGGGAATTGGTTCATCCTTTTCAACCATCCCTATTTTAACAACAATTTTTGTACCTCTTTGCATTCAGCTTGGGTTTAGTCCAATGGCTACAATTGCAATTATCGGTACAGCCGGAGCGCTAGGCGATGCAGGATCTCCAGCATCAGATAGTACACTTGGACCAACATCCGGTTTAAATGCTGATGGTCAACACCATCATATATGGGATACATGTGTACCAACTTTTCTGCATTATAATATACCGTTACTTATATTTGGCTTTATTGCCGCAATTACATTATAAAAGGTGCGTTTTATACGCACCTTTTACTTTTTTATTTTTCCTTTTAATTGTTGCAAAGCTATTTTCCCATTTTCCTCGACATAACTTTCAATTTTCATGAGTGACGGGCCTATCCATTCACTGTCTACACTCCCGTTCAGTCCAATAATTTTCAATTTATCCGGTATACGGATATTTAAATTTTTCGCTGCTCGAATTAACTCAAAAGTAGTCTTATCACTTGAAGTTACAATTCCATCTATATACGGATTGTTTTGCAATAACGTAATAAACTGTTTATTCGTATACCCTTGTACACATTCTTCTCGATAAGAGATTCCTTCCTCCCAAACAGCATCTAAAAATCCTGATATGTGCTCTTCCATTTCTTCACTATCTTCTCCCTCACTGAAATAAGCAAGAAAGTGACAGCCTTTCTCTTTTAATAAAGAAACCGCTCTTTGTCCACTTTCATAATAATTTGCATGGGAGTTTTTTTCATCAATCACAACGAACGGAAGTGGAATTTCTCCTATACTTTTAAAAACGGATCTTGTCAAAATAACACCTGCAACGTTATTTCCCTCCAACATACGTATGTATCTCTCTTTATTCTCTATATTACAAACAATGATTTGATATCCTTCTTTATATGCTATTTCCTCAATACAATGTAGCAAAGTGATGTTTGATGGGTCATATAAATTATCTACAAGTAATGCAATTATCGTTGAATCTTGTTTAAACAATGGCTTCGCTGTAACATTTGGCCTATAACGTAATTCTTCAATTGCTTCCTTTACTTGTTTTACTGTGTCCTCATGAACGTATCCTTTTTCATTAATAACTCGTGAAACGGTTGCGACTGAAACACCTGCCAATTTTGCAACATCACGTATAGTTGCCACATCGTCACCCCTTAATATGGTAATAGATTACAATTTTACGGTAACCTATATTCTAATATTCGTCAAGATTAATAACTTATATTTCTGAAAATTGTTACATCATTTCGTTAAACGATACTCTAATTGAATTTCATGTAAAATTGGGATATTATCGTACCCAATACGCGGAATTTCTTTCTTTATCTTTCGTGCTTCATCCACTGCGTTCACATATAAATGAGTCATCACAAAATTACGTTTTTGGTAAAAACGTAACGCATTCATATTATCATTTGTTGTAATAAGCCAAACCTGCCTGCACCGCTCTTCTTCTGCAACTTGCAATACACAATCTACAAGCTTCGTCCCTATTCCTTTTCTTTCTTCAAAGCTATCTAACGATACAATTTCGCACATATTTCCTGTCACTTCATACGTTATAATTCCGATTATTCTGTCATCTGATAGCGCAATAAACCCTGGCAACCCTTCTAACTGATGCCTCTTCCCACGCGAAACCATCAATGAACTTCCCCAGTTCTCACACATGAACATTCGGATTGTTTCTCTCATCGCTGGCGTAATTTTTTGTATATGCAGCATTTCCTATTTCTCCCCTTTTCTATCATTGTGATACAATGTAAGTGTATCACATGTAACGGTATTTGGAGGATGAGGTAAAGTATGAAACGTTTTTTTGCAGCATTGTTTACTATACTAGGTGCGATAACTGCCCTTGGGATTTTCTTTACAAATAAAGTGATGTACTTAAAGAAAAAAACAGAGGAAGAAGTACTCGAAAGAGAAACGAAAAAACATTTTCGTTTAGAGGATTTTGATGCTCTTCATAAAGAAGAAATTCATATCCCTTCGCAATTTGGATATGATCTTCACGGATATTACATTCCTGCTGGTCATTCCAATAAGTTTATGGTTTTTTGTCACGGCGTAACTGTAAATAAAATGAACTCTGTAAAATATGCAAAGTTATTTTTAAACAAAGGATATAATGTCGTTATTTATGATCATCGTCGTCATGGTAAAACTGGCGGAAAAACAACAAGCTATGGATACTATGAAAAACATGATTTAAAATCTGTAGTTGATTGGCTAAAAAGTCGTTTTGGCACAAATATAATCCTTGGTATTCATGGTGAATCTATGGGAGCTGCAACACTTCTTCAATACGCAGGACTTGTAGAAGATGGTGCTGATTTTTATATTGCGGATTGTCCTTTCTCTGATTTTTACGGGCAATTACAGCACCGTTTAAAAGTGGAATTCCATTTACCAAAATGGCCTTTATTACCTTTAGCAAACGCATTTTTAAAAGTTCGTGACGGTTATACAATTCGTGAAGTTTCACCAATCGACTGTATAAAAAACATTAACAATCCCGTTCTCTTTATTCATAGTAAAGATGACGATTATATTTTAGCTGATATGACAAAAGCGCTATATGAAGCAAAAGAAAATAATAAGCAACTTTATATTGCAGAACACGGTGCACATGCTTGCTCTTATAACGAAAATAAAGAAGAGTATGAAGCAGCCGTCGATCAATTTTTAAACACATATGTGAAAGAAACAAAAAACAGGCTTGCATAAGCCTGTTTTTTTATTGCGCTAAAACGTCTGTAACTTGTTCCATATTTTCAGAAATCCATTGCATTGCATCATCTAACGTTGGAAATTCTGTCGTTTGAAATGTTACTTCATCTTGAAGTAACCAAACATCCTTCGATTCTTGTCCTACACCTGCAATGGACCAATGTAACAAACTATATGGATGATTATCATTCAAAAATGATGCCCACGTGCGCTCATCTGCAATATTTCGTAATGTACGTAATTGTTTATCCATCTTTCGTCACCTTACTCTAGTCAGTTATAAAAAACATTATAACACTCTCTTCTCTTTCGAACAAAGTGCTCTTTTTGCCCCGCTATTTGCGGGCAGTAAAAACCCTACCTCAAAACTCGGCTGAATCAAAGAAGTTAGGCGGGATAGTATCTGCCCCTAAAAGCCCGATTGGTTCAACTAATAATCAGTGAGATGCCCCCCCCACTAATTAAAGTTTCACTTTATATTGTCAAGTACTTCCCTTGATTATATGATGGAATTAAGCGTTTGGGAAGGAGGGATAGTGTTGGCAAAAGTACAAATTAAAGTAAATGACAATGGCTCTTTTCGCGTTACAGGGGACGTGGAATTAGTCGACTCACAAGGGAATGTATTCCCAGCAAAACCGGCATTTTCTTTATGCCGCTGTGGTTTATCAAAAAATATGCCTTATTGTGATGCTTCGCATAAAGGTAAGTTCGAGTCTGTTGTTAGAGCACCAGAGGCAGAATAATTTTACATGTGACATGCACATTTTTTTGTGCATGTTTTTTCTTTTTATCGACTCCGCTATATCCCTTCTCCTTACAACATTTCTAATACTTTTGTCTCCATTCCAGCCTACATATATTTTCACACAATTCTTCACATTCGAATACTTTTTACTAGCCTTTTATTTTTTTTGTGCTATAATTTGACCAAACAGCATCCTTCGGGGTCGGGTGAAATTCCCAACCGGCGGTGATGAAGCGAGCGCTTCTAAGTCCGTGACCCGTTTTCAACTCGAAAACGGTGGATCTAGTGAAACTCTAGGGCCGACAGTATAGTCTGGATGGGAGAAGGATATGTTTCTAGTTTTTTATATAGTGAATACACTTTTATTTCAGTATGCATATTTTTAAAGATTCATTTTGATTCTTTATATATGTTTTGTTTTCTATACTCATTTTTTATACTGAAATAAAAAGAGACAACTAGCGTTTAAAAAATCCGATATTTTGCTAGGTTTTTTCCTTATGCAGAAATATGGATTATCGTTAGGTTTCTTTCCTATGCTTTCGTATTCGGACTATATTTCTAGAAATCACGTCTCCCAAACCCCAAGGATATTAAAATCCTTGGGGTTTTTTGATTTTTTAGGAGAGGTGAAGAAAATGACAGATCAAGAATATATGAGGATTGCCCTGCAGTTAGCAGTAGGAACATCAGGACAAACAAGTCCAAATCCTATGGTTGGTGCTGTTGTTGTAAAAGGTGGAAACATCGTCGGTATGGGAGCTCATTTACGTGCTGGTAAAGAACACGCAGAAGTTCATGCTCTTCATATGGCTGGTGAAAAAGCAAAAGGAGCTACAGTCTATGTCACACTTGAACCATGTAGCCATTTTGGAAAAACACCACCTTGCTGTGATTTGCTCATCAAAAAAGGAGTCAAACGGGTTGTAATTGCTACTCTTGATTGCAATTCTCTCGTTTCTGGTAATGGAAAAAGGAGATTAGAAGAAGCTGGAATCGAAGTAACTACCGGGGTCCTTGAAGCAGAAGCAGTTTTATTAAATCGCTACTTTTTTCACTACATGAAAACGAAACGCCCATTTGTAACAATAAAAACAGCGATGAGCTTAGATGGAAAAATAGCAACTGTAACTGGTGACAGTAAATGGATTACAGGTGAAGAAGCACGAGCTGATGTTCATCAATATCGCCATACACACGATGCAATTCTTGTTGGAGTGAATACAGTTATAGCTGATAATCCGCATTTAACAACAAGAATTCCTAATGGGGGTAAAAATCCTATACGCGTTATTTTAGATACTCATTTAAAAACGCCACCATCTTCTCATGTCATAACAGATTGTTTAGCACCGACATGGATTATGGTTGGTCAGGATGTAAATAAAGAGAAAATAGCTTCTTTTGAATCTAAAAATATAGCTATTTTCCAAACGAAAACGAAACAAATTGAAATTCAAGATGTTTTAGACCTACTCGGCGAAAAACAAATCCTATCTCTTTTCGTTGAGGGTGGTCAAACGGTTCATGCAAGTTTCTTACAAACAAATAATTTCAATGAAATTGTAACTTATATAAGTCCGAAGTTAATTGGCGGGAAAGATGCCCCTACTTTATTTGGCGGAAATGGTTTTTCAAAATTACAAGATGCGCTTTCCTTAAAAATTCAAGAGATGAAACAAATTGGCGATGATATAAAAATCGTTGCGAATGCCCGAAACGAGGTGACGAAATGTTTACAGGAATTGTAGAAGAATTAGGAACGATAACAAATATGCAACAAAGCGGGGAGGCAATGAAGTTAACGATACATGCAAATGAAATTTTATCAGATGTTCATTTAGGCGATAGTATAGCGGTTAACGGTATTTGCTTAACTGTAACGAGCTTTACACCTACTTCATTTACAGTTGATGCAATGCCCGAAACGATGAAATCAACATCACTTCGCCTGCTCAAATCACACTCTAAAGTAAATCTAGAGCGAGCAATGGCTGCAAACGGACGATTCGGTGGACATTTCGTTTCAGGACATATTGATGGCATCGGGACGATATTAAACAAAAAACAACACTATAATGCCATCTATTACAAAATAGCTATTTCGGATGAACTGCTACGCTATTGTTTGCATAAAGGATCCATTGCTGTTGATGGAACGAGTTTGACAATATTTGATATAGACGAATCTTCCATTACAATCTCACTCATCCCGCACACAGTAAGCGAATCTGTTATCGGAGAAAAGAATGCCGGTGACCTCGTAAACATTGAGTGTGACATGATTGGTAAATATATCGAACGCTTTATTACTAAGCCTGTAAAACGAAAAGGTTCAATGACCGAAAGCTTTTTACAAGAAAACGGATTTCTATAAGGGGGAAGCATTATGTTTCATCGTATTGAAGAAGCTCTAGAAGATTTAAAACAAGGAAAAGTCGTTATCGTATGTGATGATGAAAACCGTGAAAACGAAGGCGATTTTATCGCTTTAGCAGAGTATATTACGCCAGAAACGATTAATTTTATGATTACACATGGACGCGGTCTCGTTTGTGTACCGATTACGGAAGAATACGCAGAACGCCTACAACTAGAACCAATGGTATCTCATAATACAGATTCGCATCATACTGCATTTACAGTGAGCATTGACCATGTTTCTACCACAACAGGGATTAGCGCTCACGAACGTGCAACTACGATACAAGAATTGTTAAACCCTGCATCAAAAGGTACTGATTTCAATCGTCCTGGACATATCTTTCCATTAATCGCGAAAGAAGGCGGTGTCCTGCGCCGTGCAGGTCATACAGAGGCTGCTGTCGATTTAGCACAGCTTTGCGGAGCAGAACCAGCTGGCGTCATTTGCGAAATTATTAATGAAGACGGTACGATGGCACGCGTACCTGATTTACTACAG
This genomic interval carries:
- a CDS encoding YqkE family protein, producing the protein MKKKKQRQMQRQSQVNQPKKESLTLGDQLNDSLMQQLKNKKKELQVREEKKEAAELERKRQEQKEREKNKSFEELLSESSLTWKDFK
- a CDS encoding bifunctional metallophosphatase/5'-nucleotidase, whose amino-acid sequence is MWKKIIPAVAVLSTITFSSVFAAPPSQTPTEQNRYIDVQMLGINDFHGQLDTVKKINNKEAGGADYLATYLKDRKKQNPNTLLVHAGDIVGASPPVSALLQDEPTIEFLNDLKFDVGTIGNHEFDEGIDEMKRLIYGGYHEKTGNFKGANFPYVAANFYNKSTGRLFLPPFTVKMVNGVPVGFIGVVTTDTPNVVMPTMLKNVEITDEVEAINKSAQQLKRLGVKSIVVLAHVGGTTDESGITNGDLTRIANETDPEVDIIFGGHSHTYVNGTVNNKLIVQANSYGTAFSDVDVTIDRKTKDIVKKKAEVVTTYHEGVEPDKQVKQKLDQYKEKIAPLVNEVVGKSTAPIDRKQNAAGESTLGNLVADAQRQTMQTQIALMNPGGIRNDLDAGDITWGELYGIQPFGNQLIKVDLTGQDIRDILNQQWQKGTTRMLQISGIQYTWDANKPNGEKVTNIRLTNGEELSPSKTYSVVANAFLASGGDGFVSFKNGKNSETGPNDFEALVDYVKQLKEPIQPVIDGRIQKVN
- a CDS encoding ribbon-helix-helix domain-containing protein; this encodes MTIGEIIDCLNRRESIAIIAKRLEISPYTLSKKLRLIGYEYDGEQKKRIFVGDGEEPRHLQLQEATALQYATTDYQLLIYEQLQSIYELLRKREEVIAPIMNISTEKKKRTFSINKEILAKLDAISESKGIQKSKLVEEALQQFLQQYDFNKTSNFDN
- a CDS encoding alpha/beta fold hydrolase, coding for MLFRSYTPQFHNENKQLIPNSIATMESVMINNRKQTLLMRGQNVEQPILLCCHGGPGMAQIGFIRHFQKELEKHFIVINWDQRGAGKSFSMKDFGASFTIEQFVSDAKEVIQYVLKKFNKQKLFLAGHSWGSIIGLKIAHRYPQYIEAYIGIGQIVHMKQNEELLYQHLIHSAKKHDHKKALASLLKLGKPPFLDTRRLIIQRKWLGTFGGAIQNGSSFSFIRKGFFSPEYTLLDWFKFLAGNLKSGVLWEEMLTIDFFSSISSLSIPVYFCSGRYDYQTPYALVQEYCDVMEAPIKKMIWFPNSAHSPDLEEPELFANSLRSIKQELAFQH
- a CDS encoding Na+/H+ antiporter family protein translates to MNAVLVAVAVMLLLSLLRVQVIVAIIVGALTGGIIGGLGISETINTFTTGLGNSAPIALSYAMLGGFAISLSKTGLPDAMIQTALKWIGNEQDTKKQVYSKILILFIILTMACFSQNVIPVHIAFIPILIPALLKVLNELKVDRRLVTCIITFGLITPYMWIPAGFGKIYHDVLQTNAAQSGLTFDVTLIPKAMTIPSIGMLIGLCVAVFITYRKPRTYETEQIHTTENEIVPYTKRSIIFGLVSILATLTVQLATESMIFGALAGIIVLSVSGSLPLKEADAILTSGMRMMSFIGFVMISAAGFGAVLRKTGHVESLVQTSAHIIGNNKPLAAFLMLVIGLLVTMGIGSSFSTIPILTTIFVPLCIQLGFSPMATIAIIGTAGALGDAGSPASDSTLGPTSGLNADGQHHHIWDTCVPTFLHYNIPLLIFGFIAAITL
- a CDS encoding LacI family DNA-binding transcriptional regulator; translated protein: MATIRDVAKLAGVSVATVSRVINEKGYVHEDTVKQVKEAIEELRYRPNVTAKPLFKQDSTIIALLVDNLYDPSNITLLHCIEEIAYKEGYQIIVCNIENKERYIRMLEGNNVAGVILTRSVFKSIGEIPLPFVVIDEKNSHANYYESGQRAVSLLKEKGCHFLAYFSEGEDSEEMEEHISGFLDAVWEEGISYREECVQGYTNKQFITLLQNNPYIDGIVTSSDKTTFELIRAAKNLNIRIPDKLKIIGLNGSVDSEWIGPSLMKIESYVEENGKIALQQLKGKIKK
- a CDS encoding GNAT family N-acetyltransferase, with product MLHIQKITPAMRETIRMFMCENWGSSLMVSRGKRHQLEGLPGFIALSDDRIIGIITYEVTGNMCEIVSLDSFEERKGIGTKLVDCVLQVAEEERCRQVWLITTNDNMNALRFYQKRNFVMTHLYVNAVDEARKIKKEIPRIGYDNIPILHEIQLEYRLTK
- a CDS encoding alpha/beta hydrolase — encoded protein: MKRFFAALFTILGAITALGIFFTNKVMYLKKKTEEEVLERETKKHFRLEDFDALHKEEIHIPSQFGYDLHGYYIPAGHSNKFMVFCHGVTVNKMNSVKYAKLFLNKGYNVVIYDHRRHGKTGGKTTSYGYYEKHDLKSVVDWLKSRFGTNIILGIHGESMGAATLLQYAGLVEDGADFYIADCPFSDFYGQLQHRLKVEFHLPKWPLLPLANAFLKVRDGYTIREVSPIDCIKNINNPVLFIHSKDDDYILADMTKALYEAKENNKQLYIAEHGAHACSYNENKEEYEAAVDQFLNTYVKETKNRLA
- a CDS encoding DUF2552 family protein — protein: MDKQLRTLRNIADERTWASFLNDNHPYSLLHWSIAGVGQESKDVWLLQDEVTFQTTEFPTLDDAMQWISENMEQVTDVLAQ
- a CDS encoding CDGSH iron-sulfur domain-containing protein gives rise to the protein MAKVQIKVNDNGSFRVTGDVELVDSQGNVFPAKPAFSLCRCGLSKNMPYCDASHKGKFESVVRAPEAE
- the ribD gene encoding bifunctional diaminohydroxyphosphoribosylaminopyrimidine deaminase/5-amino-6-(5-phosphoribosylamino)uracil reductase RibD — translated: MTDQEYMRIALQLAVGTSGQTSPNPMVGAVVVKGGNIVGMGAHLRAGKEHAEVHALHMAGEKAKGATVYVTLEPCSHFGKTPPCCDLLIKKGVKRVVIATLDCNSLVSGNGKRRLEEAGIEVTTGVLEAEAVLLNRYFFHYMKTKRPFVTIKTAMSLDGKIATVTGDSKWITGEEARADVHQYRHTHDAILVGVNTVIADNPHLTTRIPNGGKNPIRVILDTHLKTPPSSHVITDCLAPTWIMVGQDVNKEKIASFESKNIAIFQTKTKQIEIQDVLDLLGEKQILSLFVEGGQTVHASFLQTNNFNEIVTYISPKLIGGKDAPTLFGGNGFSKLQDALSLKIQEMKQIGDDIKIVANARNEVTKCLQEL
- the ribE gene encoding riboflavin synthase subunit alpha, producing the protein MFTGIVEELGTITNMQQSGEAMKLTIHANEILSDVHLGDSIAVNGICLTVTSFTPTSFTVDAMPETMKSTSLRLLKSHSKVNLERAMAANGRFGGHFVSGHIDGIGTILNKKQHYNAIYYKIAISDELLRYCLHKGSIAVDGTSLTIFDIDESSITISLIPHTVSESVIGEKNAGDLVNIECDMIGKYIERFITKPVKRKGSMTESFLQENGFL